The Vibrio coralliirubri DNA window TTCGGTGCAGTCTCTGCTATTTACGGCACACTGGTTACTTCCTTCATCGCAATATGTATAGCGGTTCCAGTTGCCTTAGGCACTGCAATCTTTTTAGCAGAATTAGCACCCAAGTGGATCAGCAGCCCCGTGAGCAAGGCTATTGAACTACTCGCAGCAATTCCGAGCATCATTTACGGCATGTGGGGCTTGTTTGTCTTCGCACCTTGGTTCTCTGAAGGCTTCCAGATGTGGGCTCTAACCAACTTATCTGGCATCCCGATTCTTGGTACTTGGTTCAGCGGCCCGCCAATCGGTATCGGCCTACTGAGTGCAGGCATCATCTTGTCGTTTATGATCTTACCTATCATGACGGCGCTAACCCGTGATGCACTTCGTTCAATACCAGATGTTTTACGTGAAGCCGCATACGGTGTCGGTGCTACGCCATTCGAAGTCATCACTAAAGTGTTGCTTCCTAAAGTAAAAAGCGCAGTAGCAAGCGCAGGTATCTTAGGTTTAGGACGTGCATTGGGTGAAACCATGGCGGTGGCATTTGTTATTGGTGGTGCAAACCGTATTGAAACTTCACTGTTTATGCCTGCAAGTTCTATTTCATCTACGATTGCTCAGCAATTTAATGAAGCGACAAATGAAGTTCACATCTCTTCGCTAATCGCGCTAGGTCTTGTGTTATTTGCGATCACTTTCATTGTTATGGGCGCTGCCCGTTTCCTTTTGAAAAGAGGTAGAGCATGAATCTAAGAAAGTTTAAAAATGGCCTATTCTATGCGTTCTGCATTGCTGCAACCGCAACGGGTCTTATCGTACTCTCGAGCATTCTTTACACCCTAATCGGAGAAGGCATCAAGGGGCTGAAATGGAGCCTGTTTACTGAACTTACTCCAGCGCCGGGCAGCGAAGGCGGCCTGAAAAATGCGATTTATGGCAGCTTGATTCTAACTGGTATGGGCATCGCGATTGCAGCTCCGCTTGGTGTGTTGGCTGGTACTTGGCTATCTGAAGCACCTAAAGAGAACAAAACAGCTGAAACACTACGCTTTCTTAACGGTATGTTAGTGAGCGCACCTTCTATTTTGGTTGGCTTGTTCATCTACGCGGTGATTGTGGTTCCAATGGGTTCTTACTCAGCATGGGCTGGAGCAATCGCGTTAGCTATTCTGGCTTTGCCTGTGATCATCTCTTCAACAGAAGAAATGTTAAGACTGGTGCCACCAACGCTAAAAGAGGCTGGTAGTGGTTTGGGCGCTCCAAAATGGCGTGTGATTACTAAGCTTAGCTACCGCGCTGCAGGCCCAGGCATTGTAACGGCTATCTTGTTGTCGGTTGCTCGAATCTCAGGTGAGACGGCTCCCCTGCTATTCACAGCATTAAACAGCAGCTTCATGACTACAGACATGGGTGCGCCAATGGCGAACCTACCAGTGACCATTTATCAATTTGCGATGAGTCCTTATTCATCGTGGCAAGAATTAGCGTGGGCAGGTGCCCTACTGATTACTTCATTCATTCTATTTATCAACATCCTAGCGACAAGCTTGCCTAAATACCTGAAAGCGAGAAAAGCATAATGACTGCAATGACTAACTCATTAGTAAACGACAACTCTTTCTCAAAAGGTCTTGATACCCTGTCTACTGAGGCAACCAATGACCAAGCAATGACTTGTCGCATGCAAATTGAAGACCTGAGCTTCTTCTACAATAAGAATCTGCCAGCGTCGTTAAAGAACATCACCATGCCGATTTACAACAACAAGGTGACGGCACTGATCGGCCCTTCGGGTTGTGGTAAATCAACGCTATTGAGAACCATGAATCGCATCTACGATTTGTACCGCACTCAATATGCAGAAGGAGATATCCTGCTTGATGACGAAAGTATTCTGGGTTCGATTGACCTCAATGAACTTCGCTCAAAAGTCGGCATGGTTTTCCAAAAGCCTACCCCGTTCCCAATGTCTATCTACGAGAACATGGCCTTTGGTCTGAAACTTAAAGGTGGCTTTAGTAAGGATGAAATCGATACTCAAATCGAGAAAGCACTTAAACGTGCACACCTATGGGAAGAAGTGAAAGACAAGATGAACGCGGATGCTATGGGCTTGTCAGGTGGACAACAGCAGCGCTTGTGTATCGCACGTACTATCGCTTTGCAACCTGAGGTGATCCTAATGGATGAACCGACGTCTGCACTCGACCCGATTGCGACTGCTGCGATTGAGGAGCTGATTACCGAGCTTCGTGAGAAGTACACCATCGTTATCGTGACTCACAACATGCAGCAAGCGATGCGTATTTCTGACCACACCGGCTTTATGTATCTTGGCGAATTAATCGAGTTTGGTGAAACCGAGCAGATATTCAAAGCGCCAAAGCATGACCGTACTCAACGCTATATTTCTGGTGATTTCGGTTAACTGAGTCTTCAGCAACTAAAATGCACTCGCAAAAGAACCAATAGCGAAAAACAACCGAGTTATTCAGTATTCTAACGACCAGAGTAATACATACAGATTCGCACACCATCGAACTCGCGAATCTCAAATGGGATCTCGTAGATCGATTCCATTACTGATTTTTCAACCACTTCCGAAACCTTACCCGACTTAACCACTTTACCTTTCTTCATCGCGACAATGTTATCCGAGTAGCAAGAAGCGAAGTTGATGTCGTGAATCACGATCACTACCGCTTTATTGAACTCATGCGCCAAACGACGAAGCGTCTGCATGATTTCAACAGAGTGTTTAATATCAAGGTTATTCAGAGGCTCATCTAAGAACACATAATCCGTATCTTGTGCCACAACCATCGCGATAAATGCCATTTGACGCTGACCGCCACTCAACTCATCAAGGTATTTGTTTTGGATGTCAGTAATGCCAAGGTGTTCTAGTGCTGTGTCGACGATCTTATGATCTTCGTCTTTCAAGCGACCTTGAGAGTGTGGGAAACGACCAAAACAGACCAACTCACGAATCGTAAATCGCATATTGATGTTGTTTGATTGTCTTAACACGGCAAGGTGCTTGGCTAGCTCTTTGGTATCCCACTCCGCCAGTAACTTATCGCCAATGACCACTTCACCTGCGTCACTGTCTGTTAAGCGGCTCGCCATTGAAAGCAGTGTACTTTTACCCGCACCATTTGGGCCAATGATAGAAGTCACTTCACCTTTCGGGAACATAGCACTGGCATCATCAACCACGAGTGACTTGCCATACTTCTTACTTAAACCTGTTAATTTAATCACTACTTACTACCTTTACTGAATTCTAGTGCGTAACAACAAGAACATAAAATACAAACCGCCGACCAAGTTAATGATCACACTCACTGTAGTTTCAAACGCCATCACTTTTTCGATAAACCATTGGCCAGAAACCAATAGCACGATCGCTAACAAGCTGCTTGCGATGATAAGCACACGATGCTGATAAGATCGGAATATCTGGCGAGCTAAGCTCACGGTGATCAAGCCAAAGAACAACACAGGGCCAACCAGAGCCGTAGACACCGCGACCATCACTGACACAATCACCAAGGTAATCTGA harbors:
- the pstA gene encoding phosphate ABC transporter permease PstA; this encodes MNLRKFKNGLFYAFCIAATATGLIVLSSILYTLIGEGIKGLKWSLFTELTPAPGSEGGLKNAIYGSLILTGMGIAIAAPLGVLAGTWLSEAPKENKTAETLRFLNGMLVSAPSILVGLFIYAVIVVPMGSYSAWAGAIALAILALPVIISSTEEMLRLVPPTLKEAGSGLGAPKWRVITKLSYRAAGPGIVTAILLSVARISGETAPLLFTALNSSFMTTDMGAPMANLPVTIYQFAMSPYSSWQELAWAGALLITSFILFINILATSLPKYLKARKA
- a CDS encoding ABC transporter ATP-binding protein → MIKLTGLSKKYGKSLVVDDASAMFPKGEVTSIIGPNGAGKSTLLSMASRLTDSDAGEVVIGDKLLAEWDTKELAKHLAVLRQSNNINMRFTIRELVCFGRFPHSQGRLKDEDHKIVDTALEHLGITDIQNKYLDELSGGQRQMAFIAMVVAQDTDYVFLDEPLNNLDIKHSVEIMQTLRRLAHEFNKAVVIVIHDINFASCYSDNIVAMKKGKVVKSGKVSEVVEKSVMESIYEIPFEIREFDGVRICMYYSGR
- the pstC gene encoding phosphate ABC transporter permease subunit PstC — protein: MTIKRLDGDSIFEKLSFTSSILIFIALTGIIISLIDGGWKAFSEFGPGFVFNNVWDPINSNFGAVSAIYGTLVTSFIAICIAVPVALGTAIFLAELAPKWISSPVSKAIELLAAIPSIIYGMWGLFVFAPWFSEGFQMWALTNLSGIPILGTWFSGPPIGIGLLSAGIILSFMILPIMTALTRDALRSIPDVLREAAYGVGATPFEVITKVLLPKVKSAVASAGILGLGRALGETMAVAFVIGGANRIETSLFMPASSISSTIAQQFNEATNEVHISSLIALGLVLFAITFIVMGAARFLLKRGRA
- the pstB gene encoding phosphate ABC transporter ATP-binding protein PstB; this translates as MTAMTNSLVNDNSFSKGLDTLSTEATNDQAMTCRMQIEDLSFFYNKNLPASLKNITMPIYNNKVTALIGPSGCGKSTLLRTMNRIYDLYRTQYAEGDILLDDESILGSIDLNELRSKVGMVFQKPTPFPMSIYENMAFGLKLKGGFSKDEIDTQIEKALKRAHLWEEVKDKMNADAMGLSGGQQQRLCIARTIALQPEVILMDEPTSALDPIATAAIEELITELREKYTIVIVTHNMQQAMRISDHTGFMYLGELIEFGETEQIFKAPKHDRTQRYISGDFG